The sequence below is a genomic window from Brevibacillus laterosporus.
ACAGAAAATCTAGCTGGAATTGTTGGATTTGCTCAGGCAATCGAACTCATGCGCTCTGACCGTGAAGAACGTCGTAAAAAATATCTGGATATGCGCGAAGCAATGTTACATGTATTTAGCGAATCGGGTATTGCATTTGAAGTAAATGGTCATGACGAGCAATTTTTGCCTCATATCCTAAATGTCAGTTTTCTGGATATAAATACAGAGACGATGTTGTTTAATTTAGATTTGGCAGGTATTGCAGCTGCTAGTGGTTCTGCATGTACATCAGGGTCATTGGAAGTTTCTCATGTGCTGACAGCTATGCATTTGTCCAAAGAGCGCTCAGATACAGCGATCCGTTTTAGTTTTGGCATGACCAACACAAAAGAAGAAGTTACAACAGCAGCTCAAAAGATCGTGCAGATTGTAAAACGTTTGGTGAAATAAGGAATAAATGAATAAGCTGTTTGACATTAGCGTAGCTAGTTGTGAAAGGTTTGGAACGCTTGTTCGAATCAAGTTGTCAAAACCCTTTTAATCAAAGTACAATAAAGCAACACACATCCACTATCACATCGGATAGTGGAATTTTTTTTACGATGATGTTAACTAGCAGGAAATAATTCTTATCTGTAAAAATGTACAACTTCTTTGCTGGCTCCAGAAGCTTTGGCAAAGTTTAAGTTTTCTACTAGAAAAGGAGGCGTACTACCGTGCAACAACAGGCCCTCCCGTTGTTTCGTGAGACCTACATTCGAGGACAAGTAAAACACGAAATTTTTTATAACGAAGAGAACTGGTATGCCATCATTCGTTTTAAAGTAGAAGAAACAACGGAACCGATAAAAGATAAGGATGTCATTGTGGTGGGGCATTTTCCGCGCCCCCACGAAGATGAGACGTATACGTTTTATGGAGAGTGGAAAGATCATCCTAAATACGGGAAGCAGTATGTGGCAGAACGGTACGAGCGTGAAACACCAAAGACGAAATCAGGTGTGGAAAAATATTTAGCAAGTGGGCTTTTTAGTAGAATCGGTAAGAAGTTGGCTAAGCGAATAGTAGAACATCTAGGCGTCGACGCACTAACCATTATTGCTGAAAACCCTGATGATCTAGCAGCTATTCCAGGTATCTCTCCCAAACGAGCCAAGCAGATCTATGATTCGGTAATGGAGCATCAATCACTGGAACGTACCATGGTCTTCTTATACGAGTTTGGGATTGGTGTGCATGTAGCTTTGCGAATTTATCAAGCGTACAAACATAATACGATGACAGTCTTAACAGAAACCCCGTATAAGCTAATTGAAGATGTACAGGGCATTGGCTTTAAACGTGCAGATGATATTGCCCTCTCGACAGGCATTGCTGCTTCTTCACCGGAACGAGTGATGGCGGCGTGTCTGTATGTTTTGCAAGAGGCAGGTTATAGCGAGGGGCATGTTTATTTCCCGCATGAGGAATTGATTGGACGGGCCATTCAGCTATTAACAGAATGCGGTGGGCATGTTTTTGAAGCGGAAGATGTCCAAAGATCTATTGAACAATTGGTAATGGAAAACAAAGTCCATTGGGAAGAAGAGCGTGTTTATCTTCCGTCCTTATTCTTTGCAGAGATTGGTTTAGCGAAACGGCTTCATTATTTTGCTTCAAGAGAGGATTCGGATAGCTATCCTGCTTCTGAATTTTACCAAGCAATTGGAAAAGTAGAGGAAGAATTGGGTATTAGCTATGCTTCTAAACAACGAGAAGCAGTAGAGAAGGCAATGGATTCCGGTCTAATGCTGTTGACTGGGGGACCAGGAACGGGGAAAACAACAGTAATTCGAGGAATTTGCCATGTTTTTGCCAATTTGCAGGGAATTAGTTTGGACATGAAGAAATATGACACACACGATAATCCATTTCCTATTTTATTGGTAGCTCCTACCGGTAGAGCGGCCAAGCGTATGTCTGAGACGACAGGATTACCGGCTATGACGATCCATCGTCTTCTTGGTTGGAAAGGAGAGAGCTTCGAGCACGACAACGATAATCCGGTTCGCGGCAAAATGATTATTATTGATGAAATGTCCATGGTGGATGTATGGCTAGCCAATCAGTTATTCCGTTGCCTCCCAAAGGATATTCATGTGGTGATGGTAGGAGACCCTGATCAATTGCCTTCTGTTGGTCCGGGTAATGTTCTGTTTGATATGTTGGAGTCAAATATGATCCCGGTTGTCCAACTGACAGACATTTATCGACAGGCAGAAGAATCTTCCATTATTCGGCTAGCCCATGATATTCGGGTGGGAAAAGTACCACAAGATTTGCTTGCTCCAACCCAAGATCGACGATTTTTCACAACTTCGCCACAAAATGTTGTTGATGTTGTGAAACAAATCTGCTCCAGTTCCGTAAATAAAGGATATACAGCAAAAGATATACAGGTGCTTGCTCCAGTTTATAAAGGAGTAGCTGGCGTTAACCACATCAATGAAGAGTTACAGCTACTGTTTAACCCGCCTTCGGAACAAAAACGGGAGGTAACGTTTGGCGAAACTGTTTTTCGGGTAAAAGACAAAGTACTCCAATTGGTAAATAATGCAGACGAACAAGTCTTTAACGGAGATATGGGAGAAGTTGTTGCTATCTTTCGTCCTACAGAAAATGAGGAGAATGAAGAGCAACTGGTGGTTTCCTTTGAAGGACGTGAGGTTGTATACCGTCGTTCACAATACCATCAACTAACTTTGGCGTACTGTTGCTCTGTGCATAAATCACAGGGTAGTGAATTTCCGATTGTGATTTTACCTTTAGTACGTAACTATTACCGAATGTTACGCAGAAAATTAATCTACACGGGTGTAACACGTAGTAAGTCATTTTTGCTAATGTGTGGTGATCCAGATGCTTTTCGCATTGCGGTGCAAAACGATGAAGAAGGAATTCGTTATAGCTACTTACAAGATCGACTTCGGTTGTATGGATAAAGGAAGGTTTGGTATAGGTGGAACAGTTTAGGCAGGATACAAGGTCATCTCAACCGCAATACTAACATAACGGGAGGAGATGCCCATGAAGAGAGCATTGGACGCAGTAGGCTTGCCAGTTTTGGCCATGAACAGCGGCGAAGAAATTGGGATTGTCCGAGATATCCTCTGTGATCTTCACTTGCAAGTCATTGGTCTGGTTTTGCAAGAAGCAGGCTGGTTCCAGCAGGGAAGCTACATTCATTCCAACCATATCGGTACAATCGGGGACGATTTCATCACAGTAGAGGACAAGCATGTTGTGACCTCAATGCGCCATCTAGATACAAATCAATTGTTCTGCCTATTTACAGGTGAACATGCATTAAAAGGAAAACAAGCAATAACAGAGACCGGTGCTTGGCTAGGAAAAGTGGAAGATGTTTATTTTTCAGTCGACTGGGAAAGAATGGTAGGGTACGAATTATCGGACGGATGGATTGCCGATATTACCGAGGGACGCAAGCGGATTACTGCGACAGCGCCTGTATCAATCGGAAACGACCACCTTATCATCCCCTTGCACACCGGATTTAAGGCGCATTAGCGTTTAGGAGGTTATGATACATGATGACTTGCCCCAATTGTTCATCAAAAGATATTGGTAAAATTGGAACGAATCAGTACTACTGCTGGAATTGCTATGTTGAGATGAGTATGTCTGGAGATCAGATTTCTTCTATTTATCAAGTGGAAGAAGACGGTTCTTTGGAATCATTGAATGACTTGTTTTTAGACGACCAAGAACTTAGAGCACAAGCATGACACTTCAATTTGACCCCATGAGAATCTGAAGGAGGCTGCTATATGAGACGCGGAATTTTTCGAACTTTGATCATGAGTGGAATCGTAGCTGCTATTGGGTACCTGATGAAGTCTAAACGGAGTCAAAAATACTTTAGTGGTTGGGGAAAAATGCAATTTTCACAGCGAGATATTCAGAGGTTTGGTCGGTTTTTGAAGCGTTCGTTTGCACGCTAGTCTTCATTCAAATTGGAATGTAACAACAATAAGTGACGGGTAACCTTTTTACTGGTGGGAAAAATGGATTACAAGCAGCCTGTTTCCCTTGGTGGAGCAGGTTGCTTTTTTTTGCTTCCAAATCACCAGCTTTTCCGCATCTTTCCTCCCTTTTTAGAGCATCCTACCAAAAGGAGTTTTTTACATATGGGGGAAATGCAATGGAACAACTGACAAAACAACCAACACCGCAACAAAAACGCTATCGTTTTTATCATATCGCTGTGTCTATTATCTTACTGCTCATCATAGCAAATCTTTTCGTGCTGCTTCGACCTGCGTTGAAGCCTCTTTATTTTTGGATTGAAGAAGTGACCCTTCCATTTCTTGCTGGTCTTATCATTGCCTATCTGCTTCATCCGATCGTGGCTAGCCTAGAAAAAAGGAAGGTTCCGCGTTTGGCTGCTTTACTTCTGATTTATATGGGGTTTGTGCTACTAGTCGTCGTTGCCGTGATGAATGCCATTCCCATTTTTACCAAGCAGATGGTAGAACTATCCGACGATCTGCCTCGATTAACGACCTGGTATGAAACATGGATACAAGAGTGGGAGGCTCATAAATACTTTTTGCCAGATAGCATTCAGCATGGCGTAGATCGAGCTATTATTCAATCGCAGGAAAAAATGACGCATGATATCTCCTCCTTTGTTGATGGTGCTAAGAAAACACTTGGAAAGGTGTTAGGCTATGCGGTCATCCCTTTTATTGCTTTTTATTTATTAAAAGATATGAAACAAATCCATCGAGGGCTTATTTTGTGGGTGCCACGCAAGTTTCGCCGCCAAACGCAAGTAGCGATGCGAGATATAAATGATTCATTGGGCAAATATATTCACGGACAAATGGTTGTCTCCCTAATAGTAGGTATGCTTATCTATATTGGATATTGGGCAATTAAAATGCCTTATCCATTTGTACTAGCTTGCTTTGTGGCCTTAACCAACATCATTCCTTTTATTGGACCGTTGATTGGGGCTGTGCCGGCGTTGTTGATTGCTCTTACCATTTCCACAAAACAAGCTCTATTGGTTCTAGGAATTAACTTAGCGATTCAAATTATTGAAGGAAATATTATTTCGCCAAATATTATGGGGAAAACACTTCATCTTCACCCACTCACAATTATTTTTGCCTTATTGGCTGGTGAGGCGATTGCTGGGGTGATCGGGATGATCTTGGCTGTGCCTGTGCTAGCGGTGTTAAAAGTGATCATCCAACGTATTATTTTGATTCGAACTCAAAGTTGACATGGATTAGAAAAAAACACTATAATTACGTTGAAACATTACTCATGTAACCAATTACATAACGACTAGATCGTTGATGGAACGAGTAGGTTGCACCCTTTTCAAAGAGAGGACGCCCCCCGGCTGCAAGGGCATCCAAAAGAAGGACAACTGAAGGCTACTCCGAAGACCGGAAAAACCGGCGGCAGACCCCGTTATGGTCAGGAAAGCGACAGATGCTCTCATTTTTAAGCGCTATTTTTGGTGTATAAAAAGGGGAGTTCTGTAAGCAGGGTGGTACCGCGAGACAATAGCTCTCGTCCCTGAGGGGATGAGGGCTTTTTTTATTTGTCTGAAAGTCAGCATACGTATACAAAACGATGGTTTGGCCGAACAGAAAAAGGACAAGTTGGTCAATACCTCGTGTTGAAAAATAAAGGAGGTAAACAACATGAAGAAGTTGACAGGAAATCAAGTTCGTCAAATGTATTTGGATTTCTTTGTGAGTAAAGGACATCGCATTGAACCAAGTGCATCTTTGGTGCCAGTTGATGACCCATCTTTGTTGTGGATTAACAGTGGAGTAGCTACCCTGAAAAAATATTTTGATGGACGAATTATTCCTGATAATCCCCGTATTACCAATGCGCAAAAATCAATCCGTACAAACGACATTGAAAACGTAGGACGTACAGCGCGTCACCATACTTTCTTTGAAATGCTGGGGAATTTCTCTATTGGGGAATATTTTAAAAACGAAGCTATTCATTGGGCATGGGAGTTCCTGACAAGCCCGGATTGGATTGGTTTTGACCCAGAGAAATTATCTGTAACCATCCATCCCGAAGATGATGAAGCATTTGAAATTTGGAATAAAGAAATTGGCGTACCAGAAGAGCGTATCATTCGTTTGGAAGGAAATTTCTGGGATATCGGAGAAGGTCCAAGTGGTCCGAACACAGAGATTTTCTATGATCGCGGGGAATCATTTGGTAATGACCCAAGTGATCCAGAATTGTACCCAGGTGGCGAGAACGAACGTTATTTAGAAGTGTGGAATCTAGTATTCTCGCAATTTAATCATAATCCTGATGGTACTTATACTCCATTACCTAAGAAAAATATTGATACAGGTATGGGTTTGGAGCGTATGGTTTCGGTTATTCAAAATGTGGATAACAACTATGAGACAGACCTGTTGTTTCCACTAATTGAAGAGACGAGTAAGATTTCCGGTGTGTCTTATAAGACCAATGATGAGCTTGATGTAGCTCTAAAGGTAATTGCTGACCACGTACGTACCGTATCTTTTGCTATTGGAGACGGAGCTTTGCCATCTAATGAAGGTCGTGGCTACGTATTACGTCGTTTACTTCGCCGTGCTGTACGCATGGGGAAAATGCTAGGTATCCAGAAGCCGTTCTTGTACACGTTGACTAAAACAGTTGGCGATATGATGGGGGATTTTTACCCAGAAGTAGTACAAAAGCGCGATTTTATCGAGCGTGTAATCCGCGCGGAGGAAGAGCGTTTCCATGAAACATTGGAAGAAGGCTTGTCCATTTTAGAAGGCATGGTAAAAGCAACGAAGGAAACAGGTGGCACGCAATTGAGCGGTCCTGATACCTTCAAACTGTATGACACATATGGCTTCCCTGTTGACTTGACCGAGGACTTCGCGATGGAGCAAGGCCTTACTGTTGACCGCGATGGTTTCGAACAAGCAATGGAAGAGCAGCGTGAACGTGCTCGTGCTGCTCGTCAAGATGTAGACAGCATGCAGACTCAAGGTGGGGCATTGTCCGAATTAACAGTAGCAAGCGAATTTATCGGTTATACAACACTGTTTGCTGATGCCAAAGTCGAGGCCATTATCGTTGACAACCAATTGGCACAAGAAGCACAGGAAGGCGTTACGTGCCAAGTGGTGTTAGACCGTACTCCTTTCTACGCTGAGAGCGGCGGACAGATTAATGACGAAGGTACATTGACAGCAGATACTGTTAAAGCACGCGTATTGGATGTACAGAAAGGGCCGCATGGTCAAAACGTACATCAAGTACTGATTGAAGCAGGTACATTACATGTAGGTGCTCAGGTTGCGGCTGAAGTAGGCCAACAAGGTCGTAACGCTACGATTAAAAACCATACAGCGACTCACTTATTGCATCAGGCTCTAAAAGATGTGCTTGGAACACATGTGAATCAAGCAGGTTCCTTGGTATCTCCTGAGCGACTTCGCTTTGACTTTACACATATTAGCTCTATTACAGCAGAAGAGCTGGAGAGTATCGAGCAGATCGTGAATGAACAGATCTGGAAGAACCTGCCGGTCAATATTTCGAACATGAAGATTGCTGAGGCAAGAGAAATGGGCGCGATGGCACTATTCGGAGAGAAGTATGGGGACGTCGTGCGTGTGGTTAATGTGGAAGGCTATAGCATTGAACTGTGCGGTGGTTGCCATGTAGGGAATACAGCTGAAATTGGTCTATTAAAAATTTTGAGCGAGAGCGGCATTGGAGCAGGGACTCGTCGTATTGAAGCGGTGACAGGTCGTGGCGCTTATCAATATTTGAACCAACAGTTAGCTACACTAAAAGAAGTGGCACAAGCAGTCAAATCTCCGCAATTGCATGAGACACCTGCTCGTGTAGAGAGCGTATTGGCTCAATTGAAAGAGACACAACGTGAAGCTGAATCATTACGCACAAAGTTGGGTAATATTGAGGCAGGAACCCTCACGGAGCAAGTACAAGAAGTGAAGGGTGTAAAACTTTTAGCTACTCAAGTATCTGCTACGGATATGGATAACTTACGTGGCATGGTGGATGAGCTGA
It includes:
- a CDS encoding ATP-dependent RecD-like DNA helicase — its product is MQQQALPLFRETYIRGQVKHEIFYNEENWYAIIRFKVEETTEPIKDKDVIVVGHFPRPHEDETYTFYGEWKDHPKYGKQYVAERYERETPKTKSGVEKYLASGLFSRIGKKLAKRIVEHLGVDALTIIAENPDDLAAIPGISPKRAKQIYDSVMEHQSLERTMVFLYEFGIGVHVALRIYQAYKHNTMTVLTETPYKLIEDVQGIGFKRADDIALSTGIAASSPERVMAACLYVLQEAGYSEGHVYFPHEELIGRAIQLLTECGGHVFEAEDVQRSIEQLVMENKVHWEEERVYLPSLFFAEIGLAKRLHYFASREDSDSYPASEFYQAIGKVEEELGISYASKQREAVEKAMDSGLMLLTGGPGTGKTTVIRGICHVFANLQGISLDMKKYDTHDNPFPILLVAPTGRAAKRMSETTGLPAMTIHRLLGWKGESFEHDNDNPVRGKMIIIDEMSMVDVWLANQLFRCLPKDIHVVMVGDPDQLPSVGPGNVLFDMLESNMIPVVQLTDIYRQAEESSIIRLAHDIRVGKVPQDLLAPTQDRRFFTTSPQNVVDVVKQICSSSVNKGYTAKDIQVLAPVYKGVAGVNHINEELQLLFNPPSEQKREVTFGETVFRVKDKVLQLVNNADEQVFNGDMGEVVAIFRPTENEENEEQLVVSFEGREVVYRRSQYHQLTLAYCCSVHKSQGSEFPIVILPLVRNYYRMLRRKLIYTGVTRSKSFLLMCGDPDAFRIAVQNDEEGIRYSYLQDRLRLYG
- a CDS encoding photosystem reaction center subunit H, which encodes MKRALDAVGLPVLAMNSGEEIGIVRDILCDLHLQVIGLVLQEAGWFQQGSYIHSNHIGTIGDDFITVEDKHVVTSMRHLDTNQLFCLFTGEHALKGKQAITETGAWLGKVEDVYFSVDWERMVGYELSDGWIADITEGRKRITATAPVSIGNDHLIIPLHTGFKAH
- a CDS encoding AI-2E family transporter, with translation MEQLTKQPTPQQKRYRFYHIAVSIILLLIIANLFVLLRPALKPLYFWIEEVTLPFLAGLIIAYLLHPIVASLEKRKVPRLAALLLIYMGFVLLVVVAVMNAIPIFTKQMVELSDDLPRLTTWYETWIQEWEAHKYFLPDSIQHGVDRAIIQSQEKMTHDISSFVDGAKKTLGKVLGYAVIPFIAFYLLKDMKQIHRGLILWVPRKFRRQTQVAMRDINDSLGKYIHGQMVVSLIVGMLIYIGYWAIKMPYPFVLACFVALTNIIPFIGPLIGAVPALLIALTISTKQALLVLGINLAIQIIEGNIISPNIMGKTLHLHPLTIIFALLAGEAIAGVIGMILAVPVLAVLKVIIQRIILIRTQS
- a CDS encoding alanine--tRNA ligase gives rise to the protein MKKLTGNQVRQMYLDFFVSKGHRIEPSASLVPVDDPSLLWINSGVATLKKYFDGRIIPDNPRITNAQKSIRTNDIENVGRTARHHTFFEMLGNFSIGEYFKNEAIHWAWEFLTSPDWIGFDPEKLSVTIHPEDDEAFEIWNKEIGVPEERIIRLEGNFWDIGEGPSGPNTEIFYDRGESFGNDPSDPELYPGGENERYLEVWNLVFSQFNHNPDGTYTPLPKKNIDTGMGLERMVSVIQNVDNNYETDLLFPLIEETSKISGVSYKTNDELDVALKVIADHVRTVSFAIGDGALPSNEGRGYVLRRLLRRAVRMGKMLGIQKPFLYTLTKTVGDMMGDFYPEVVQKRDFIERVIRAEEERFHETLEEGLSILEGMVKATKETGGTQLSGPDTFKLYDTYGFPVDLTEDFAMEQGLTVDRDGFEQAMEEQRERARAARQDVDSMQTQGGALSELTVASEFIGYTTLFADAKVEAIIVDNQLAQEAQEGVTCQVVLDRTPFYAESGGQINDEGTLTADTVKARVLDVQKGPHGQNVHQVLIEAGTLHVGAQVAAEVGQQGRNATIKNHTATHLLHQALKDVLGTHVNQAGSLVSPERLRFDFTHISSITAEELESIEQIVNEQIWKNLPVNISNMKIAEAREMGAMALFGEKYGDVVRVVNVEGYSIELCGGCHVGNTAEIGLLKILSESGIGAGTRRIEAVTGRGAYQYLNQQLATLKEVAQAVKSPQLHETPARVESVLAQLKETQREAESLRTKLGNIEAGTLTEQVQEVKGVKLLATQVSATDMDNLRGMVDELKNKLGSAIIVLASVEDDKVNIVAGVTKDLMGQGFHAGKIVKEVATRCGGGGGGRPDMAQAGGKEPAKLGEALSIVASVVEGQAVANQ